Genomic DNA from Paucilactobacillus hokkaidonensis JCM 18461:
GATTGTTTAGCAACTCCTGCTAATATTGTCTCGCGGCGGCTACGGTAGTTATCTGTATCTAAAATAACAGTTATGTGCTGAATTCCATGTTGATTTAAAAATACAACAGACATTGCTTGTAATGAATTAATCGTTAAACCATGATGGCCAATTAGTAATCCTTGCTTATCAGTTTTTAAGTCGATCTTAATCAATTGATGTTCAATTGTTAATTGCGGTTCAATCTCAATTTTCATTACATTCAAAATATCAGTTAGGTAATCAACCAGCCGCTCACCAGCGTGTTTAACTTTGATTTTATTAGCTTCTTGACGCCGTTTAATTTCAGCGGGACTCAAATCATCTAACTCATCGTCATCTTCAGTCACCGGGTGTTCTTCCACGCCACCAAAATGGTCAAACTCATTACTTTGAACTGACTGCGCAACTAATTCTGGATGTAAAAAGGCTCCCCCGGTATGTTGCGGTAAAATCGATTCAACTTCAACTTGAGCCTCTTGCTTATTAATTCCTAAAAAGCCCTTTTTAGCCCCTTTAATGATCGTAATTTTAGCTTCATTACGGGTCAGATGAAGCGTTTTTAGTCCATTTTCAATTGCTTTTGCTGCTGTTTTATCAGTAAAAATTGCCATTTATGGATCCTCCTAAAACCGAGAAAAATTATTGTAGTAGTCTTGTTTTCTTCGCTGATTATACCATTTGTTACCATCGTTGAACTACCTTGCATAGTAAAAATAAAAATGCTAGACATCCACCAAAGGAAGTCCAGCACTAATTAAATAATCCAGATAATAATACTCACTTGCGCCTACTTTTACGGGCATTACGTTTCGCTTTTTCGACTGCCTTACGATGCGCCTTTTCAGCCGCTTCTTTTTCAGCTCGTTCACGATTAATCTTGAAGGGATTTTGAATAACAAGTGTTTGTCCAACCTGAAAGGCGTTGGTAACCACCCAATATAATGAAATAGCCGATGAAATATTCATTGCCATGAAGAAAATCATGATTGGCATTACCCACGTCATCGCTGAAGTCATCGTATTTTTCTCTGGCTGTGAGGCCATTGATAGCCATGAACTAAAGAAAGTAAAGACCGCTGCCAAAATCGGCAAAATAAAGTATGGATCCCGATGACCTAATTCAAGCCATAAAAATGATCCACCCCGTAAAACATCTGTCCGCCAAATAGCTTGATACAACGCATAAATAACTGGTAATTGAACAATCATTGGTAAGATTGATGCAAATGGATTAACTCCAGCTTCAGAATATAGTTGTTTTTGTTCTTCTTGCAACTTACGAACTGTTTCCATGTCTTTAGAAGAATACTTTTTTTGCAACGCCTTTAATTTAGGTTGCAATTCTTGCGTTTTACGCATTGATTTAGTTTGATAAATCATCAATGGTAAAATCACAATTCGGACA
This window encodes:
- the jag gene encoding RNA-binding cell elongation regulator Jag/EloR; translated protein: MAIFTDKTAAKAIENGLKTLHLTRNEAKITIIKGAKKGFLGINKQEAQVEVESILPQHTGGAFLHPELVAQSVQSNEFDHFGGVEEHPVTEDDDELDDLSPAEIKRRQEANKIKVKHAGERLVDYLTDILNVMKIEIEPQLTIEHQLIKIDLKTDKQGLLIGHHGLTINSLQAMSVVFLNQHGIQHITVILDTDNYRSRRETILAGVAKQSATEAIATGKAVYLDPMPAMERKQVHQALSENKFVRTYSQGDEPHRSVVIAPASEM
- the yidC gene encoding membrane protein insertase YidC, giving the protein MKKHLKKYLTMASILSLALFLAACSNKPINSRSTGIWDKGIVYSFSRAIIWLAHTFGGYGMGIIIFTIIVRIVILPLMIYQTKSMRKTQELQPKLKALQKKYSSKDMETVRKLQEEQKQLYSEAGVNPFASILPMIVQLPVIYALYQAIWRTDVLRGGSFLWLELGHRDPYFILPILAAVFTFFSSWLSMASQPEKNTMTSAMTWVMPIMIFFMAMNISSAISLYWVVTNAFQVGQTLVIQNPFKINRERAEKEAAEKAHRKAVEKAKRNARKSRRK